In the genome of Arachis stenosperma cultivar V10309 chromosome 2, arast.V10309.gnm1.PFL2, whole genome shotgun sequence, the window GGTCGAGTAGTGGTGAGATAGATAAGATGGCCAACCAAACTGCGATATACAAAAGGGTTAGATAGCAGGAGACTTTTGTCTTGATAGTCTTGTGGTACTATCCATTGGAACAGAGGCAGGTTTAGCACCTAATAAACCAAAATCCTCCAAAAGATCAAGACAATATTTTCTCTGAGATAAGCAAATTCCCTTCTCTGATTGAGCAACCTCAAtacccaaaaaatattttaatgggCCCAAGTCTTTAATTCGGAAGTGTTGGTGCAAAATAGACTTAATGGCAGCAAGTTCAGAAATGGAATTACCAGTGAGAACAATGTCGTCAACATAGACTAAAAGGATAGAAATTTGATCACCAATGAATTTAACAAATAGACTATAATCAGATGAGGTCTGCTGATATCCATGAGATAGCAAAAGATGAGAAAATTTGTCATACCACATACGACTAGATTGTCGTAAACCATACAGTGACTTTAGTAGCTTACAGCATTAATTCGGTTGAGGAGATGGAAATCCGGGTGGCAGAGTCATATAAACATCCTCAGAAAGATCCCTATGTAAAAAAGCTTATTGACATCCAACTGATGTATGGGCCAATGCTTCATAAAGGCCAATGCCAAAACTAATCTTATGGTGGCAGGCTTGACAACAGAGGAGAAAGTTTCCAAGAAATCAACACCTTCAGTTTGAGTAAACCATTTAGCCACAAGACGTGCTTTATATCGATCAACTGAACCATCAGGCTTGCATTTGATGCGATAGACCCATTTACAGCCTACCGGCTTAACCTCTGCTGGGCAATCAACAAGACGCCAAGTTTTGTTCAGCTCAAGAGCATCCAACTCATCTTTCATAGCACTATGCCAATTAGAGTGTTTATTGGCATCCTTAAAAGACTTTGGCTCAACGTCAGAATgtagagataaaaaaaaacattttatgtgaagatgaaagagaagagaaagacaTGACTAAAGATAAAGGATACTTGCACTTTGAGGGAGATTGATTTGTAGAGATGAGAGAGGAATTACACAAGTAATCAGAGAGATATGCTGGAGGTCGGCGAGGCCGGTCGGAATGACGAGGATGGGGTTGCTCAGGTGGTGAAGAATGTGACGGGGGATGAGAAGGTGATGGTGGACTGGTGTTTAGTGTTGAAAGTGATTCGGTGGTCATGGGTTCAACTTGGTTAGGAAACGATAGTGAGAAAGAAGGAGAGGTTGTTggagaaaataaagaactaGGTGGAGTTGGGTCAATGGGTATAGGTGAGGGTTCAATTGGGAGACTAACTAAATCTTGTTTTTGAGAATGTGTATTTGGCAATGTTGGGCTGAGTGTATGGAATTGGACATTTTTTGTGACTAAGGGCAAGATCATTTCATAAAAAATCACGTTTCTAGAAATTTCAATTCTTTTATCTTCTAAAATATAAACAATATATCCTTTAAAACCATATTGAAAGCCAATAAATACAGCCTTTTTGGCTCTTGGATCAAATTTTGATCTATTTGCCATTGGGGTAGAAACAAAACATAAGCATCCAAAAACTTTAAGGTCATGATAATTTGGTGGATATTGAATAAAATCTCAAATggtgttttaaaattaattgcgGATGATGGAACTCTGTTAAGTAAATAAACAGCATGTCTAACATCATAAGACCAAAAAGATGATGGTAAATTAGATTGAAACATAAGAGCACGAGCTATATTCAAAATGTGTTGATGCTTGCGTTCTTCCCTtccattttgttgaggagtTTCAACATAACTACGCTGATGAATAATGCCTTTTGAAGCATAAAAATCAGGTAAAATAAATTCTGGTCCATTATCAGAACGAATAGTTTTGACTTTGGAGTTTAATTGTGTTtcaattaaagtaataaaattttttatttgcttTTGCACTTCTCCTTTTGATTTCAATAAAGTAACCCATGTAAAGCGGCTAAAATCAtcaataatagtaaaaaaaattttatgattatgAATAGAATTTTGTCGAAACGGACCCAAATATCAAAGtgtaataaatcaaaacttgcatTGGCTTTGTTAAAACTTTGAGAAAATGAAAGTTTCTTTTGCTTAGAAAGATGACAAATGTCACAAGCCTCATCAtgattggtggacgaaattgtgattcctttgttattgtattttgtaaaattcattgctttttcaactatgtgtggacacaactccgttcaacttaaccagcaagtgtactgggtcatccaagtaataccttacgtgagtaagggtcgatcccacagagattgttggtatgaagcaagctatggtaaccttgtaaatctcagttaggcagattaaatggttatgggtttcgaaaattaataataaatagaaaataaaatagtaaatagttactcatataattccatggtgggaatttcagataggcgtgtggagatgctagaatcctctcgaatctctactttcttattacattcatccaatccttcttactcctttctatggcaagctgtatgtagggcatcaccgtcgtcaatggctacttttcatcctctcgggaaaatggtcctatgcgctgtcactgtatggctaatcgtctggaggcatcacccttgtcgatggctacatcccatcctctcagtgaaaatggtccaaatgctctgtcacagcacggctaatcatctgtcggttctcaatcaggttggaatagaatcccttgattcttttgcgcctgtcactaacgcccagccttcaggagtttgaagctcgtcacagtcattcaataccggaatcctactcggaataccacagacaaggttagactttctggatttccatgaatgccgccatctatctagcttataccacgaagattctattggggaatctaagagatatgcgcccagcctagagtagaatggaagtggttgtcaatcacgcgcgttcataggtgagaatgatgatgagtgtcacggatcatcacattcatcaagttgaagtgcaacgtatatcttagaataagaataaaagagaattgaatataaagtaatggtagttgtattgaaacttgaggtacagcagagctccacacccttaatctatggtgtgtagaaactccaccgttgaaaatacataagtgaaaggttcaggcatggccgaatggccagcccccatggtctaaggactatgcACCCAcagatgttccttagatctaaagtgatcaaaagatgtctaatacaatagtaaattatcctatttatactagactagctactagggtttacatgagtaagtaattgatgtataaatccacttccggggcccacttggtgtatgcttgggctgagcttgatctatccacgagctgaggcttttcctagagttgaacgccgagttatagcgtgtttctggcgttcaactccgggttatgacgtgtttctggcgtttaactccaaacagcagcatgtacttggcgttgagcgccactttacgtcgtcaattcccgaataaagtatggactattatatattgctggaaagctctggatgtctaatttccaacgccgttgcgagcgcgccatttggagttctgtagctccagaaaatccatttcgagtgcagggaggtcagattccaacagcatcagcagtccttttgtcagcctttttcagagttttgctcaagtccctcaatttcagccagaaattacctaaaatcacagaaaaacacacaaactcatagtaaagtccagaaatgtgaatttaacataaaaactaatgaaaatatccctaaaagtagcttgaacttactaaaaactacctaaaaacaatgccaaaaagcgtataaattatccgctcatcacaacaccaaacttaaattgttgcttttccccaagcaactaaaaatcaattaggataaaaagaagagaatatactataaattccaaaatatcaatgaatattaattctaattagatgagcgggacttgtagcttttagcttctgaacagttttggcatctcactttttcttttaaagttttagaatgattggcttctctaggaacttagaattttggatagtgttattgacttttctagttaagcatgttgattcttgaacacagctacttatgagtcttggccgtggccctaagcattttgttttccagtattaccaccggatacataaatgccacagacacataattggatgaaccttttcagattgtgactcagctttgctagagtccccagttagtggtgtccagagctcttaggcacactcttttgctttggatcctttttacccttgccttttggttttaagggctattggctttttctgcttttttttttctttttttttcgcaagcttttgctattcactgctttttcttgcctCAAGAaccaatttcatgatttttcagatcatcaataacatttttctttgttcattattatttcaagagccaacagttttaacatttataaacaacaaaatcaaaaatatgcactgttcaagcattcattcaggaaacaaaaagtattgtcaccacgtcaatataattaaactaaattcaaggataaattcgaaattcatgtacttcttgttcttttgaattaaagcatatttcatttaagagaggtgaaggattaatggattttattcatagctttaagacatagttactacatactaatgatcatgaagtagagacacaaaatatagataaacataacatagaaaccgaaaaacagaaagaaataagaacaaggaatgaatccaccttagtggcgtcttcttcttgaaggaccaacaatgtccttaagctcttctatgtcccttccttgcctttgttgctcctccctcattgctctttggtcttctcttatttcatggagaatgatagagtgctcatgatgttccacccttaattgttccacattgtggctcaaatcttctaaggaagtgttgagttgttcccaatagttgttgggaggaaagtgcatcccttgaggcatctcagggatttcttgatgatgagcttcctcatgcatctcttgagaaccgtggagggtctctcttgcttgctccatccttttcttggtgatgggcttatcctcttcaatggagatgtctccttctatgataactccagctgagtaacatagatggaaaataaggtgaggaaaagctagccttgccatggtggagggctttttggctattttgtagaattcattggagatgacttcatgaacttctacttcctctccaatcatgatgctatgaatcatgatggcccgatccatagtaacttcagatgggttgctagtgggaatgatggagcgttgaatgaactccaaccatcctctagccacaggcttgaggtccagtcttcttagttggactggcttgcctttggagtctcttttccattgagctccttccacacatatgtccgtaaggacttggtccaacctttgattaaagttgacccttctagtgtaggggcgttcatctccttgcatcatgggcaagtggaatgccaacctcacattttccggactaaaatctaagtatttcccccgaaccattgtgagataattctttggactcgggttcatactttgatcatggttcctagtgatccatgcattggcatagaactcttgaaccattaagattccgacttgttgcatggggttggttaggacttcccaacctcttcttcggatttcatgtcggatctccggatactcatttttcttgagcttgaaaaggacctcagggatcaccttcttctttgccacaacatcatagaagtggtcttgatggctcttggagatgaatctttccatcttccatgactcggaggtggaagcttccgtcttccctttttcttttctagaaGATTCTCTGGCCTTAGATGCCATTGATGGTagtggaaaacaaaaaagattgtgctttgaccacaccaaacttaaaatattgctcatcctcgagcaagagaagaaagaagagaagaagaagaagaagaagagaatatggaggagaagggtaagtgtaggttcggccaaggtctggaagagggggttgtgttgtgtgaaaatgaagtagaatggaagggtatatatagggaaaggggagagggtaggttcggccatttagggtgggattgggtgggaaagaaaatttgaatttggaaggtaggtggggtttatggggaagagtggatggatgtgaatggtgaagagggtaattgggaagagagattgaggtgattggtgaagggttttgggaaggagtgtttattgggaagagtaaaataggattaggaggtaaggtgggaatatgttaggtggggatcctgtggggtccacagatcctgaggtgatcctgtggggtccacagatcctgaggtgtcaaggaattccatccctgcaccaaataggcatgtaaaatgccattgcacaccattctggcgtttaaacgccgagtgatgcacattctgggcgttcaacgcccatatgtaacatgtttctggcgttgaacgccagtttcatgcttgttactggtgttcagcgccagctttttctctaggcacattcttggcattcaaatgccaggatgttgcttgtttctggcgttcaacgccagattcatgctctgttctggcgttgaacgccagccagatgctccttactggcgttgaacgccagtctgtccttcctccagggtgtgatttttcttctgctgttttttattctgtttttaatttttatatttttttcgtgactccacatgatcatgtacctaataaaacacaaaataacaataaaataaaataaaataaaaattagatagaTAAAATAGGGttgcctgatgagcggataatttgtacgcttttggcattgtttttagtatgtttttagtatatttggtttagtttttagtatatttttactagtttttagttaaaattcacttttctggactttactatgagtttgtgtgtttttctgtgatttcaggtattttctggctgaaattgaaggacctgagcaaaaatctgattcagagactgaaaaggactgcagatgctgttggattctgacctcccggcactcaaagtggattttctggagctacagaagccaattggcgcgctctcaacggcgttggaaagtagacatcctgggctttccagcaatatatgatagtccatactttgcccaagatttgatggcccaaaccggcgttcaaagtcacctttagaaattccagcgttaaacgccggaactggcaccaaaatgggagttaaacgcccaaactggcataaaagctggcgtttaattccaagaagagtctctacacgaaaatgcttcattgctcagcccaagcacacaccaagtgggcccggaagtggacttttatgtcatttactcatctttgtaaaccttaggctactagttttctataagtaggaccttttactattgtattttcatcttctgatctttggaatcttttgttcttaagatcttttgatcactttgggaggctggccattcggccatgcctagaccttgttcttatgtattttcaacggtagagtttctacacaccatagattaaggtgtggagctctgctgtacctcgagtattaatgcaattactattgttcttctattcaattccgcttgttcttgttctaagatattcatttgcacccaagaacatgatgaatgtgatgattatgtgacgctcatcatcattctcacttatgaacgagtgcctaacaaccacttctgttctacaagcaaacaaggctctaatgtttatctcttggattcctgatacacgatgcatggttga includes:
- the LOC130963038 gene encoding uncharacterized mitochondrial protein AtMg00820-like → MKDELDALELNKTWRLVDCPAEVKPVGCKWVYRIKCKPDGSVDRYKARLVAKWFTQTEGVDFLETFSSVVKPATIRLVLALAFMKHWPIHQLDVNKLFYIGIFLRMFI